Within candidate division KSB1 bacterium, the genomic segment CTTATAGTCTGAAGCTTTATCTCTATCTGGAAAACTCATGGTCGAGTTGACACTGAAGGACGAGGGATAAGCCGGCAGTTCAGTGGTAAAAGTCAGGTCGCTGCCCTGGGTGGTGCCAGAACTATTTGTTGCAACCACACGATAGTGGTAGCCTGTGTTGGGAGAAAGGCCCGTGATTTGCGCACTGACATCTACGGGACTCGACCCACTTACAGGACTTTGCGCCGCCGAAATCTCACTGCCATAGCTCGTTGTCGTACCATATTCAAATTTGGCTGTGGTGCTTTGATCGTTTGGATTCACGGAGGTGCGTTAATTATGGGGGACCGCGAAGGGATCCATCCTCAAATACGTGCACTGGCCGAAGACAAAGGTTTCGCCCTGTTCTCGATCGATTATCGCCTT encodes:
- a CDS encoding alpha/beta hydrolase fold domain-containing protein yields the protein MIVWIHGGALIMGDREGIHPQIRALAEDKGFALFSIDYRL